From Bacillus sp. Bos-x628, the proteins below share one genomic window:
- the truA gene encoding tRNA pseudouridine(38-40) synthase TruA gives MKVKCIVSYDGTNFKGYQVQPGQRTVQTELESALARMHKQTEPISVVASGRTDSGVHAKGQVIHFHTPLIIPMERWPFALNSLLPDDIRILKAEEVDESFHARFSVASKEYRYVVSTETHQNVFMRHYACHYPYRLDVDRMKEAATYLIGTYDFTSFCAANTEVQDKVRTIYTLEWKNASDGLEMRVRGNGFLYNMVRIIAGTLLEVGAGKFRPEDVKAMLAARNRKAAGKTAPSHGLYLWEVFYDN, from the coding sequence ATGAAGGTAAAATGTATCGTATCCTACGATGGGACAAATTTTAAAGGGTATCAGGTTCAGCCTGGACAACGAACGGTTCAAACGGAGCTTGAGTCAGCGCTTGCTAGGATGCATAAACAAACAGAACCGATTTCTGTCGTGGCTTCAGGCCGTACAGACAGCGGTGTGCATGCAAAGGGTCAGGTCATCCATTTTCACACCCCGCTGATAATCCCGATGGAAAGGTGGCCATTTGCTCTGAACAGCTTGCTGCCTGATGATATTCGCATTCTGAAGGCTGAGGAAGTGGACGAGTCTTTTCATGCAAGATTTAGCGTCGCATCAAAGGAGTACCGCTATGTGGTCTCCACTGAAACACACCAAAATGTGTTCATGAGACACTATGCCTGTCACTACCCTTACCGGCTGGATGTAGACCGAATGAAAGAGGCTGCCACCTATCTAATAGGAACGTATGATTTCACAAGCTTCTGTGCGGCGAATACAGAGGTTCAAGACAAGGTGAGGACTATTTATACCCTTGAGTGGAAAAACGCGTCAGATGGGCTTGAAATGCGTGTGAGAGGCAACGGATTTCTATATAACATGGTGCGGATTATCGCTGGCACCTTACTTGAAGTAGGAGCTGGTAAATTTCGCCCTGAGGATGTCAAAGCCATGCTTGCCGCCCGAAATCGCAAAGCGGCAGGCAAAACTGCCCCTAGTCATGGACTGTATTTATGGGAAGTTTTCTATGACAACTAA
- the rpmJ gene encoding 50S ribosomal protein L36 codes for MKVRPSVKPICEKCKVIRRKGKVMVICENPKHKQKQG; via the coding sequence ATGAAAGTGAGACCATCTGTTAAACCTATCTGTGAAAAATGTAAAGTGATTCGCAGAAAAGGAAAAGTAATGGTGATCTGTGAAAACCCAAAACATAAACAAAAACAAGGCTAA
- a CDS encoding DUF4825 domain-containing protein, with translation MTKWMYILLVLTVILSACSSQAVEKKSDIKGIEDTSLKQLTTHKNTYLGDNSAIGAILSDLPGGVIREFDIIAGKALKVTYGIKENSSLTEEQFDAFWFNQKDTIEKTYLYNAMALFILINNVQKVTLQMNSSDEPSVTFNRTQLEKKLPHSFHTYKDNPKLWQKELVDGIVKSREKRQTLYRHFR, from the coding sequence ATGACGAAATGGATGTATATCCTGCTGGTGCTAACAGTCATTCTATCCGCATGCAGCAGTCAAGCCGTTGAAAAAAAGAGCGACATCAAAGGAATTGAAGACACTTCCTTAAAACAGCTCACCACGCACAAGAATACATATCTCGGTGACAATTCAGCAATTGGTGCTATCTTATCAGATCTCCCAGGCGGAGTGATTCGAGAGTTTGACATCATTGCTGGAAAAGCATTAAAAGTAACGTATGGTATAAAGGAGAATTCTTCTTTAACAGAAGAACAGTTTGACGCATTTTGGTTTAATCAAAAAGACACCATTGAAAAAACGTATTTGTACAACGCAATGGCACTTTTTATCCTTATTAATAACGTACAAAAGGTTACCTTACAAATGAACTCGAGCGACGAGCCGTCCGTGACCTTCAATAGAACCCAACTAGAAAAGAAGCTGCCTCATTCCTTCCATACGTACAAAGACAATCCAAAGCTTTGGCAAAAGGAGCTTGTGGACGGTATAGTGAAGTCGAGAGAAAAACGCCAAACCTTGTACAGGCATTTTCGTTGA
- the cwlD gene encoding N-acetylmuramoyl-L-alanine amidase CwlD, producing the protein MKRKLKWTGFLIGFIVLLFLFRFQFLNDDSWKSWNLPLSGKIIYLDPGHGGPDGGAVGGDLLEKEIALDVSMKIRDYLQEQGALVLMTREDDSDLSSKNTKGYARKKAEDLRNRVKVINESEADLYLSIHLNAIPSNKWSGAQTFFYGKYEENEKAAKFIQDELRKNLENTNRKAKRINGIYLMQNVTKPGALVEIGFLSNPKEASQLATPTYQDQIAASIYKGILRYLTEQKPPE; encoded by the coding sequence ATGAAAAGAAAGCTGAAGTGGACAGGGTTTTTAATCGGGTTTATTGTCCTCTTATTCTTATTCAGATTTCAATTTTTAAATGATGATTCATGGAAATCATGGAACTTACCTCTAAGTGGGAAGATCATCTATTTAGATCCGGGTCACGGTGGTCCAGATGGCGGTGCTGTTGGAGGTGATTTGCTTGAAAAAGAGATTGCACTTGATGTCTCCATGAAGATACGTGACTATTTGCAGGAGCAAGGAGCGCTTGTACTCATGACCCGTGAGGATGATTCAGATCTATCTTCAAAGAATACAAAGGGGTATGCCCGAAAGAAAGCGGAAGACTTGAGAAACCGCGTGAAAGTGATCAATGAGTCTGAAGCTGATCTTTATTTAAGTATTCACTTAAATGCGATTCCATCAAATAAGTGGAGCGGTGCTCAAACGTTTTTTTATGGAAAGTATGAGGAGAATGAAAAGGCGGCGAAGTTTATTCAAGATGAATTGCGAAAAAATCTTGAAAACACTAATCGGAAAGCGAAGCGGATTAACGGAATTTATTTGATGCAAAATGTCACGAAGCCAGGAGCGCTTGTGGAAATCGGATTTCTCTCCAACCCGAAAGAGGCGAGTCAGCTTGCGACACCGACTTATCAGGATCAAATTGCTGCCTCTATATATAAAGGAATTCTAAGATATTTAACAGAGCAAAAGCCGCCTGAATAA
- a CDS encoding energy-coupling factor ABC transporter ATP-binding protein: MDITIKDLEHRYQMKTPFERLALYDVNASIKEGSYVAVIGHTGSGKSTLLQHLNGLLKPTKGSIALGDTVLQANKKQKNMKSLRKKVGIVFQFPEHQLFEETILKDICFGPMNFGVPEKQAEAKAKEMMKLVGLPESLLSRSPFELSGGQMRRVAIAGVLAMEPEVLVLDEPTAGLDPRGRKEIMDMFYELHQKANLTTILVTHSMEDAAHYADQMIVMHKGTVKATGYPRDLFANRTDMSSLGLDLPETIKFQQAVEEKLGITFPKPLLTIEEMAEALTALFQEETTS; the protein is encoded by the coding sequence ATGGACATTACGATCAAAGATCTAGAGCATCGTTATCAAATGAAAACGCCGTTTGAGCGTCTTGCTTTATATGATGTCAATGCTTCCATCAAAGAAGGCAGCTATGTGGCTGTCATTGGTCATACGGGTTCTGGCAAGTCTACACTTCTTCAACACCTAAATGGTCTGCTCAAACCGACGAAAGGAAGTATTGCGCTTGGGGACACTGTGTTACAAGCAAATAAAAAGCAAAAGAACATGAAATCCCTTCGTAAGAAAGTAGGTATTGTCTTTCAGTTTCCTGAGCATCAACTATTTGAGGAAACCATTCTCAAGGATATTTGCTTTGGACCTATGAATTTCGGCGTTCCAGAGAAGCAGGCAGAAGCCAAAGCGAAGGAAATGATGAAATTGGTGGGTCTTCCTGAATCCTTACTGTCTCGATCTCCTTTTGAACTAAGCGGGGGTCAAATGAGGCGTGTGGCGATTGCAGGTGTACTAGCGATGGAGCCAGAGGTACTTGTGTTGGATGAACCGACAGCGGGTCTTGACCCACGCGGCCGAAAAGAGATCATGGACATGTTCTATGAGCTTCATCAAAAAGCCAACCTCACAACGATCCTTGTGACACATAGTATGGAAGATGCTGCCCATTATGCGGATCAAATGATTGTGATGCATAAAGGCACCGTAAAGGCGACGGGATATCCGCGAGACTTATTTGCCAACCGTACAGACATGTCCTCCTTGGGTCTTGACCTGCCAGAAACGATTAAATTCCAGCAGGCTGTAGAAGAAAAATTAGGTATCACGTTTCCAAAGCCGCTTCTCACCATAGAGGAAATGGCGGAAGCCTTAACAGCTCTTTTTCAGGAGGAAACGACATCATGA
- a CDS encoding energy-coupling factor transporter transmembrane protein EcfT has product MMDSMIIGKYVPGTSFVHRLDPRTKLLSIFFFVFIVFFANNYITYGLLGIFTLLVVMVSQVPIYFILKGMKPILWIVLFTFILHIFMTKDGALLFHFGFLNIYEEGLKQGVFISLRFVYLIMMTTLLTLTTTPIEVTDGMEKLLHPFRKIKLPVHELALMMSISLRFIPTLLEETDKIMKAQMARGVDFTSGPVKDRLKAIVPLLVPLFVSAFKRAEELATAMEARGYRGGEGRTKYRQLVWGMKDTITLLLFILLTALLVLFRN; this is encoded by the coding sequence ATGATGGATAGTATGATTATCGGCAAATACGTGCCAGGTACATCCTTTGTCCATCGTCTTGATCCAAGGACAAAGCTGTTGTCTATTTTCTTTTTCGTCTTTATTGTCTTTTTTGCAAATAACTATATCACCTACGGGCTTTTAGGGATTTTTACACTCCTTGTGGTCATGGTCTCACAGGTGCCGATATATTTTATTCTCAAGGGAATGAAGCCGATTCTTTGGATTGTTCTGTTCACTTTTATTCTGCATATCTTCATGACGAAGGATGGCGCACTGTTATTCCACTTTGGCTTCCTGAATATTTATGAAGAGGGTTTAAAGCAGGGGGTTTTCATTTCACTACGTTTTGTGTATCTCATCATGATGACGACACTTCTCACATTAACCACAACGCCTATCGAAGTGACTGATGGTATGGAAAAGCTGCTCCATCCATTTCGTAAAATCAAACTCCCTGTTCACGAGCTTGCCCTCATGATGTCCATCTCACTAAGGTTTATTCCGACATTACTTGAAGAGACGGATAAAATCATGAAAGCCCAAATGGCGAGAGGCGTAGATTTTACAAGTGGACCTGTGAAGGATCGCTTGAAGGCGATCGTGCCTTTGCTCGTTCCACTCTTCGTTAGTGCGTTTAAGCGTGCCGAGGAACTGGCGACCGCAATGGAAGCGAGAGGCTACCGCGGAGGAGAAGGGCGTACGAAATACCGCCAGCTTGTCTGGGGGATGAAAGACACAATTACTTTGCTTCTATTCATCCTGTTAACAGCACTTCTTGTGCTTTTCAGAAATTAG
- a CDS encoding serine hydrolase → MLLKIGFIVLGLVILYVTIQVILYKRDMKKTKEDLLKYVEKNKENLSVTIIENEHVVLAWNADRKTPLASTVKLLVLFHFVKAVSKGDLNLDEMVELSELERFYIDRTDGGAHKYWLEVNKFSKNATLLDVAKGMMQYSSNACTDYLIERIGLKKINDRMTCAGLTEHDELIPLTPKLLWSAYVSNHRRDALKQMSGVSDEQYKTLMNEIFAIMKNDPERKMALEEKMKKKNLLSFHIQSLLAQKLTKSTTNQYAHFMKRLNDDLLTEEEKRLFSQIVLGETVKAESDHSFWYKGGATLFGFTSALYRRTDTKSISISLFINDPKAKNSYWIERIFNQFVVTLAMDKAFRQRLILAFTS, encoded by the coding sequence ATGCTGCTCAAAATTGGTTTCATTGTGTTAGGCTTAGTCATTCTTTACGTAACGATTCAAGTCATTTTGTATAAAAGAGACATGAAGAAAACAAAAGAGGATCTTCTGAAATATGTGGAAAAAAACAAAGAGAACCTATCTGTCACGATTATTGAAAATGAACATGTTGTGTTAGCTTGGAACGCTGATAGGAAAACGCCTCTAGCAAGTACTGTGAAATTGCTGGTTCTCTTCCATTTCGTCAAAGCAGTATCGAAGGGCGATTTGAATTTGGATGAGATGGTGGAGTTGTCCGAATTAGAGCGATTTTATATCGATAGGACTGATGGCGGTGCACACAAGTATTGGCTGGAGGTCAACAAATTTTCTAAAAATGCTACTTTGTTAGATGTAGCAAAAGGGATGATGCAATACAGTTCAAATGCCTGTACGGATTATCTAATTGAACGAATCGGTCTTAAAAAGATCAATGATCGGATGACATGTGCAGGCCTTACAGAACATGATGAACTCATACCGCTGACGCCAAAGCTCTTGTGGTCAGCTTATGTATCTAATCATCGGCGGGATGCACTGAAGCAAATGAGCGGTGTATCCGATGAACAATACAAAACACTGATGAACGAGATCTTCGCTATTATGAAAAATGATCCAGAGCGAAAAATGGCATTAGAAGAAAAGATGAAGAAAAAGAATTTATTAAGTTTCCACATTCAGTCATTATTAGCACAAAAACTGACGAAGTCTACGACCAATCAATATGCCCATTTTATGAAACGTTTAAATGACGATTTGTTAACAGAGGAAGAAAAACGTCTTTTCAGCCAAATCGTGCTGGGGGAAACAGTGAAGGCTGAATCTGATCATTCTTTCTGGTATAAAGGCGGGGCGACATTGTTTGGCTTTACTTCTGCTTTATATCGAAGAACTGATACCAAATCTATTTCTATTTCACTTTTTATCAATGACCCAAAAGCAAAAAATTCATACTGGATTGAACGAATCTTCAATCAATTTGTGGTGACCCTAGCGATGGATAAAGCGTTTCGACAACGATTGATTCTGGCTTTCACTTCATAA
- the rplQ gene encoding 50S ribosomal protein L17 has protein sequence MAYRKLGRTSAQRKAMLRDLTTDLIINERIETTETRAKELRSVVEKMITLGKRGDLHARRQAAAYIRNEVANAETNQDALQKLFTDVATRYEDRQGGYTRIMKLGPRRGDGAPMAVIELV, from the coding sequence ATGGCATACAGAAAGCTAGGACGCACTAGTGCACAACGTAAAGCAATGCTTCGTGACTTAACGACTGATTTGATCATCAACGAACGCATTGAAACAACTGAAACACGTGCGAAAGAACTTCGCTCTGTTGTTGAAAAAATGATCACTCTTGGCAAACGCGGAGATCTCCATGCTCGCCGTCAAGCGGCAGCTTACATTCGTAATGAAGTAGCTAACGCTGAAACAAACCAAGATGCACTTCAAAAATTGTTCACTGACGTTGCAACTCGCTACGAAGATCGCCAAGGCGGATACACTCGTATCATGAAGCTTGGACCTCGTCGCGGCGATGGTGCACCAATGGCTGTCATTGAATTAGTTTAA
- the rpsI gene encoding 30S ribosomal protein S9, which yields MAQVQYYGTGRRKSSVARVRLVPGEGRIVVNNREITEYIPFAALIEDVKQPLNITETANSYDVLVNVHGGGFSGQAGAIRHGISRALLEVDPEYRQPLKRAGLLTRDSRMKERKKYGLKGARRAPQFSKR from the coding sequence TTGGCACAGGTTCAATATTACGGTACAGGTCGTCGTAAAAGTTCTGTAGCGCGCGTTCGCTTAGTTCCAGGTGAAGGTCGTATCGTCGTTAATAATCGTGAAATTACTGAATACATTCCATTTGCTGCTTTAATCGAAGACGTGAAACAGCCTTTGAACATCACAGAAACAGCTAACAGCTACGATGTTCTTGTCAATGTTCACGGTGGTGGATTCTCTGGTCAAGCTGGCGCAATCCGTCACGGTATCTCTCGTGCTCTTCTTGAAGTAGATCCTGAGTACCGTCAACCACTTAAACGTGCTGGACTTCTTACTCGTGACTCTCGTATGAAAGAGCGTAAGAAATACGGTCTTAAAGGCGCACGTAGAGCTCCTCAGTTCTCGAAACGTTAA
- a CDS encoding energy-coupling factor ABC transporter ATP-binding protein, which produces MGKTLIDVKNVVFRYHKDAEKPALDQVSLHVNQNEWLAIVGHNGSGKSTLARVLNGLILPDAGTVKVGEIELKEEHIWDIRKKVGMVFQNPDNQFVGSTVRDDVAFGLENNGVERELMIERVDWAVKQVNMQEFLDQEPHHLSGGQKQRVAIAGVLAASPDIMILDEATSMLDPIGREEVLETVRMLKKQGTVTVISITHDLDEAAKADRIIVMDGGKKFAEGTPEEIFELDEQLIQIGLDLPFSYRLSKKLKQQGVPLANAHLTQEGLVKELWTLRSKI; this is translated from the coding sequence ATGGGGAAGACATTAATTGACGTAAAAAATGTTGTATTTCGTTATCACAAAGATGCGGAGAAGCCTGCTTTAGATCAAGTGTCATTGCATGTGAATCAAAATGAATGGCTCGCCATTGTTGGTCATAACGGTTCAGGTAAATCCACACTTGCCCGTGTATTGAATGGGCTCATTTTACCGGATGCTGGAACTGTTAAGGTGGGAGAGATTGAGCTGAAAGAAGAACATATTTGGGATATTCGTAAAAAGGTCGGAATGGTCTTTCAAAATCCAGATAACCAATTTGTTGGCTCAACTGTTCGTGATGATGTGGCTTTTGGTTTAGAAAATAACGGGGTTGAGCGGGAATTAATGATAGAACGTGTAGATTGGGCTGTGAAGCAGGTCAATATGCAGGAATTTCTTGATCAAGAGCCGCACCATCTATCAGGTGGGCAAAAGCAGAGGGTAGCGATTGCAGGTGTGCTTGCCGCAAGCCCTGACATCATGATCTTGGACGAAGCAACATCTATGCTTGATCCGATTGGCCGTGAAGAAGTGTTAGAAACCGTCAGGATGCTGAAAAAACAAGGGACGGTCACAGTCATTTCCATTACACATGATTTAGACGAAGCCGCTAAGGCAGATCGTATCATTGTCATGGATGGTGGAAAGAAGTTCGCTGAGGGGACACCAGAAGAAATCTTTGAACTAGATGAACAGTTAATTCAAATCGGACTTGACCTGCCATTTTCCTATCGTTTGAGCAAAAAATTGAAGCAGCAAGGTGTGCCGCTTGCAAATGCCCATTTGACACAAGAAGGATTGGTGAAAGAGCTATGGACATTACGATCAAAGATCTAG
- a CDS encoding DNA-directed RNA polymerase subunit alpha: protein MIEIEKPKIETVEISDDAKYGKFVVEPLERGYGTTLGNSLRRILLSSLPGAAVTSIQIDGVLHEFSTIEGVVEDVTTIILNIKKLALKIYSEEEKTLEIDVQDEGAVTAADITHDSDIEILNPDLHIATLGKNASFRVRLTAQRGRGYTPADANKRDDQPIGVIPIDSIYTPVSRVTYQVENTRVGQITNYDKLTLDVWTDGSTGPKEAIALGSKILTEHLNIFVGLTDEAQHAEIMVEKEEDQKEKVLEMTIEELDLSVRSYNCLKRAGINTVQELANKTEEDMMKVRNLGRKSLEEVKAKLDELGLGLRKDD from the coding sequence ATGATCGAAATTGAAAAACCAAAAATCGAAACGGTTGAAATCAGCGACGATGCCAAGTATGGCAAGTTTGTCGTAGAGCCACTTGAGCGTGGATATGGTACCACTTTAGGGAACTCCCTTCGTCGTATCCTTTTATCCTCACTTCCTGGTGCAGCTGTAACATCGATCCAGATAGATGGTGTCTTACACGAATTCTCAACGATCGAAGGCGTGGTTGAAGATGTTACAACGATTATCTTAAACATTAAAAAGCTTGCACTCAAAATCTACTCTGAAGAAGAGAAGACGCTTGAAATTGATGTACAAGATGAAGGTGCTGTTACAGCAGCTGATATTACACACGACAGCGATATTGAAATCTTAAATCCAGATCTTCACATCGCAACTCTTGGCAAGAATGCGAGTTTCCGTGTTCGTTTAACGGCTCAAAGAGGTCGCGGATATACTCCTGCTGATGCAAACAAAAGAGACGATCAGCCAATCGGTGTGATTCCGATTGACTCAATCTATACACCTGTATCTCGTGTGACATATCAAGTGGAGAACACCCGTGTTGGGCAAATCACAAACTATGATAAATTAACACTAGATGTATGGACTGATGGAAGCACAGGACCGAAAGAAGCGATCGCTCTAGGTTCTAAGATTTTAACTGAACACCTTAATATTTTCGTTGGTTTAACTGACGAAGCGCAGCATGCTGAAATCATGGTTGAAAAAGAAGAAGACCAAAAAGAAAAAGTACTTGAAATGACAATTGAAGAGCTTGATCTTTCTGTTCGTTCTTACAACTGTTTGAAGCGTGCGGGTATTAACACTGTTCAAGAGCTTGCTAACAAGACAGAAGAGGATATGATGAAAGTTCGTAACCTTGGACGTAAATCTCTTGAAGAAGTAAAAGCGAAACTAGACGAACTTGGACTAGGTCTTCGTAAAGACGATTGA
- a CDS encoding P-loop NTPase, with amino-acid sequence MIGQDDVRKLVGKMDEPFLHIPLGELDAIKEISMKPEKEHVSLKVAIAKTGTAEQMKLQQDIVQSLKAAGVKTVGLRFEELPQETLEKFMPSRAEEENLLNSKNPPVFLAIASGKGGVGKSTVSVNLAVALARLGKKVGLIDADIYGFSVPDMMGITVRPTVKGEKIIPVERFGVKVISMGFFVEENAPVIWRGPMLGKMLNNFFHEVEWGELDFLLLDLPPGTGDVALDIHTMLPSCKEIIVTTPHPTAAFVAARAGAMALQTDHEVLGVVENMSYYESKKTGEKEYVFGKGGGDKLAEELRVSVLGQIPLRQPDWNEQDFAPSVYEASHPTGKVYQSIANKVIEQLAVKA; translated from the coding sequence ATGATCGGACAAGATGATGTGAGAAAACTAGTTGGGAAGATGGACGAACCTTTCCTTCATATACCGCTTGGTGAGCTGGATGCCATTAAGGAAATCAGTATGAAGCCTGAAAAAGAGCATGTGAGCTTAAAGGTAGCCATTGCTAAAACAGGCACTGCTGAGCAGATGAAGCTGCAGCAAGACATCGTACAATCCTTAAAGGCAGCAGGGGTCAAAACAGTCGGACTTCGTTTTGAGGAACTGCCTCAGGAGACGCTCGAAAAATTCATGCCGTCTCGTGCAGAGGAAGAAAACTTACTCAACTCAAAAAATCCACCTGTTTTTTTAGCGATTGCGAGCGGAAAGGGCGGCGTTGGTAAGTCCACTGTTTCCGTTAACCTTGCTGTGGCACTTGCTCGTTTAGGGAAAAAAGTCGGGTTAATTGACGCTGATATTTATGGCTTTAGTGTACCAGATATGATGGGAATTACCGTCAGACCGACAGTCAAAGGGGAAAAAATTATACCTGTGGAACGCTTTGGTGTAAAAGTGATTTCAATGGGCTTTTTTGTTGAAGAAAATGCACCAGTTATTTGGAGAGGACCCATGCTTGGTAAAATGTTAAATAACTTCTTCCACGAAGTCGAGTGGGGAGAATTAGATTTCTTACTATTAGATCTTCCGCCTGGAACAGGTGATGTGGCGCTTGATATTCATACGATGCTTCCAAGCTGTAAGGAGATCATTGTCACAACGCCGCATCCAACGGCAGCCTTTGTTGCTGCAAGAGCAGGCGCAATGGCATTGCAAACAGATCATGAAGTGCTTGGAGTAGTTGAGAATATGAGCTATTACGAAAGTAAAAAAACGGGTGAAAAGGAATATGTCTTTGGCAAAGGCGGGGGCGACAAGCTGGCTGAAGAACTGCGTGTATCTGTCCTTGGACAAATTCCATTAAGGCAGCCTGATTGGAATGAACAAGACTTTGCTCCGTCTGTCTATGAGGCAAGCCACCCAACAGGGAAGGTTTATCAAAGCATTGCCAATAAGGTCATTGAACAATTAGCGGTTAAAGCATAG
- the rplM gene encoding 50S ribosomal protein L13, giving the protein MRTTPMANASTIERKWLVVDAAGKTLGRLSTEVASLLRGKHKPTYTPHVDTGDHVIIINAEKIELTGKKLTDKIYYRHTMHPGGLKQRTALEMRTKYPEKMLELAIKGMLPKGPLGRQMFKKLNVYRGSEHPHQAQQPEVYELRG; this is encoded by the coding sequence ATGCGTACAACACCAATGGCGAACGCAAGCACAATTGAGCGCAAATGGCTAGTTGTTGATGCGGCAGGCAAGACTCTAGGTCGTCTTTCGACTGAAGTAGCATCACTTTTGCGCGGTAAGCACAAACCAACTTATACCCCACACGTTGATACAGGTGACCACGTCATCATCATCAATGCTGAGAAAATCGAATTGACTGGTAAGAAATTGACGGACAAAATTTACTATCGTCACACAATGCACCCAGGTGGTTTGAAACAAAGAACTGCTCTTGAGATGCGTACAAAATACCCTGAAAAAATGTTGGAGCTTGCTATCAAAGGTATGCTTCCAAAGGGTCCATTAGGTCGTCAAATGTTCAAAAAATTAAATGTGTACCGTGGTTCTGAGCATCCACATCAAGCACAACAACCTGAAGTTTACGAACTTCGCGGTTAA
- the rpsK gene encoding 30S ribosomal protein S11, producing the protein MAAARKSNTRKRRVKKNIESGIAHIRSTFNNTIVTITDVHGNAISWSSAGALGFRGSRKSTPFAAQMAAETAAKGSIEHGLKTLEVTVKGPGSGREAAIRALQAAGLEVTAIRDVTPVPHNGCRPPKRRRV; encoded by the coding sequence ATGGCTGCTGCTCGTAAATCAAATACGCGTAAACGTCGCGTGAAAAAGAATATTGAATCTGGAATCGCTCATATCCGTTCCACTTTCAACAACACGATTGTAACGATTACTGATGTTCATGGAAACGCAATTTCTTGGTCAAGTGCTGGTGCATTAGGTTTTAGAGGTTCTCGTAAATCTACTCCTTTCGCTGCACAAATGGCTGCTGAAACTGCTGCTAAAGGATCAATTGAACACGGTCTTAAAACACTTGAAGTAACTGTTAAAGGTCCTGGTTCTGGTCGTGAAGCCGCAATTCGTGCGCTTCAAGCTGCAGGTCTTGAGGTTACTGCAATCAGAGACGTAACTCCAGTTCCTCATAACGGATGCCGTCCGCCAAAACGTCGTCGCGTGTAG
- the rpsM gene encoding 30S ribosomal protein S13, which translates to MARIAGVDIPRDKRVVISLTYVFGIGRTTAQQILKEAGVSEDTRVRDLTEDELSKIRDIIDKLKVEGDLRREVSLNIKRLIEIGSYRGIRHRRGLPVRGQNTKNNARTRKGPRRTVANKKK; encoded by the coding sequence ATGGCTCGTATTGCTGGTGTAGATATTCCACGTGATAAGCGTGTTGTCATTTCTTTAACATATGTTTTTGGAATTGGTCGTACGACTGCTCAACAAATTCTTAAAGAAGCAGGTGTTTCTGAAGACACTCGCGTTCGCGATTTAACTGAAGACGAACTTAGTAAAATCCGTGATATTATTGACAAACTTAAAGTAGAAGGTGACCTTCGTCGTGAAGTTTCACTTAACATTAAGCGTCTAATTGAAATCGGAAGCTACCGCGGAATCCGTCATCGTAGAGGACTTCCTGTTCGTGGACAAAACACAAAAAACAACGCGCGTACTCGTAAAGGTCCGCGTCGAACTGTAGCTAACAAGAAAAAATAA
- a CDS encoding DUF2521 family protein: MAEVLSFYQLKTKRDVMLEKKLLRTLSLQKVTISSKKLTKKVFPFADDPAGMMSDGCIDFAIEAYLAGGRYGEASKHGESYEEIKKRSYQEEKELIEDLTGCLQSWGNMFHIKIKTSSLHAFAEIFLNTWWQEGFRESEKRHKLRLH, from the coding sequence ATGGCAGAAGTGCTTTCATTTTATCAATTGAAAACCAAAAGGGATGTCATGCTGGAGAAGAAACTTTTACGTACTTTGTCTCTTCAAAAGGTAACGATCTCTTCTAAAAAGTTAACAAAAAAGGTGTTTCCATTTGCAGATGATCCAGCCGGTATGATGAGTGATGGCTGTATTGATTTTGCGATTGAGGCTTATTTAGCAGGTGGAAGATATGGTGAAGCGAGCAAACATGGGGAATCCTATGAAGAAATTAAAAAACGTTCGTATCAAGAAGAGAAAGAGCTGATTGAGGATTTGACGGGCTGTCTTCAATCGTGGGGCAATATGTTTCATATCAAGATAAAGACGTCATCGCTTCATGCTTTTGCCGAGATCTTTCTGAACACATGGTGGCAGGAAGGCTTTCGTGAGTCAGAAAAAAGACACAAGCTTCGGCTGCACTAA